From a single Columba livia isolate bColLiv1 breed racing homer chromosome 19, bColLiv1.pat.W.v2, whole genome shotgun sequence genomic region:
- the RALGDS gene encoding ral guanine nucleotide dissociation stimulator isoform X1: MGGRRRAPPSRHSASPGPERMFEGSRRARSLWGGVRLEVAGESSPVVLHSFTQLDPDLPPLESSTQEIGEELEDGVIYSISLRKVQLHHTANKGQRWLGFENESALNLYETCKVRTIKAGTLEKLVEYLVSAFKGNDSTYVTIFLCTYRAFATTKQVLDLLLNRYGKLHVQANGDHARHTVDERTELKNTISSILGAWLDQYSEDFRKPPDFACLKQLISYVHHNIPGSDLERRARILLAQFQQQEQSESEGEAVDHGGCTFQLVEENGVGDGKPDFLSFSPEMVAEQFTLMDAELFKKVVPYHCLGCIWSQRDKKGKEHLAPTIRATVSQFNSVANCVIVTCLGDRSLKPQQRAKVVERWIEVARECRILKNFSSLRAILSALQCNAIHRLKKTWDEVLRESIRTFHELSEIFSDDNNHSLSRELLIKEGTSKFATLEINPKRAQKRQQQQREMGVMQGTIPYLGTFLTDLVMLDTAMKDYLDGGLINFEKRRKEFEVIAQIKLLQSACNNYSFTREDQFVDWFHGLERLSEAESYGLSCEIEPLSESASNTLKAKKNTGIIKRWSDRQPPSSEPCASGSSHSKSFDQLKCGQYLCSGDTTDSVSVTSAGSSSSDVEEINISFIPESPDCQEKKVSEIPLASLPQRWYAPSVADGEAKTTVSSASPLLPALQFWESTSLSSLDTSGIGSGSSSASSSSVSSTPVTASRTHKRSVSGISSYSSLSLPLYNQQVDDCCIIRVSLAVDNGNMYKSILVTSQDKTPVVIRKAMAKHNLDGDRPEDYELVQIISEERELKIPDNANVFYAMNSAANYDFVLKKRGFSKGVKIKHGSSSTLPRMKQKGLKIAKGIF, encoded by the exons AGCTCCACACAGGAGATCGGAGAAGAGCTGGAGGATGGTGTGATCTACAGCATATCGCTCCGGAAAGTGCAGCTCCATCACACGGCCAACAAAGGGCAGCGATGGCTGGGG TTTGAGAACGAGTCAGCCTTAAACCTCTACGAGACGTGTAAGGTGCGGACGATAAAAGCTGGGACCTTGGAGAAGCTGGTGGAGTACCTGGTCTCAGCCTTCAAGGGCAATGACTCCACCTACGTCACCATCTTCCTGTGCACTTACCGGGCCTTTGCCACCACCAAGCAAGTGCTGGACCTTCTGCTGAACAG GTACGGCAAACTCCACGTGCAGGCAAATGGGGACCACGCCAGGCACACCGTGGACGAGAGGACGGAGCTGAAGAA CACCATCTCCTCCATCCTGGGTGCCTGGCTGGACCAGTACTCAGAGGACTTCCGCAAGCCCCCGGACTTCGCCTGCCTCAAGCAGCTCATCTCCTACGTGCACCACAACATCCCCGGCTCAGACCTGGAGCGCAGAGCCCGCATCCTGCTGGCCCAATtccagcagcaagagcagagcgAGTCCGAGGGGGAAG CTGTGGACCACGGTGGCTGCACCTTCCAGCTGGTGGAGGAGAACGGGGTTGGGGATGGGAAGCCAGatttcctctccttctccccagAGATGGTGGCAGAACAGTTCACGCTGATGGATGCT GAGCTGTTTAAGAAAGTGGTGCCTTACCACTGCCTAGGCTGTATCTGGTCCCAGCGAGacaagaagggcaaagagcacCTGGCACCCACCATCCGTGCCACGGTCTCACAGTTCAATAGCGTGGCCAACTGTGTCATTGTCACGTGTCTTGGAGACCGGTCCCTGAAGCCACAGCAGCGGGCCAAGGTGGTGGAGCGGTGGATTGAAGTGGCTCGG GAGTGCCGCATCCTGAAGAACTTCTCCTCCCTCCGAGCCATCCTCTCGGCTCTGCAGTGCAACGCCATTCACCGGCTGAAGAAGACCTGGGACGAGGTCCTGCG GGAGAGCATCCGCACTTTCCACGAGCTCTCTGAGATCTTCTCTGATGACAACAACCACTCGCTGAGCCGGGAGCTGCTCATCAAG GAGGGCACATCCAAATTTGCCACCTTGGAGATCAACCCGAAGAGGGCTCAgaagcggcagcagcagcagcgagagATG GGTGTGATGCAGGGCACCATCCCCTACCTTGGCACCTTCCTCACAGACCTGGTGATGCTCGACACTGCCATGAAGGATTACCTGGAT GGTGGGCTGATCAACTttgagaagagaaggaag GAGTTTGAAGTCATTGCCCAGATCAAGCTGCTTCAGTCAGCCTGCAACAACTACAGTTTCACACGGGAGGACCAGTTTGTGGACTGGTTCCACGGCCTGGAGCGGCTCAGCGAGGCTGAGAG CTATGGGCTGTCGTGTGAGATCGAGCCGCTCTCAGAGTCAGCCAGCAACACGTTGAAAGCAAAGAAGAACACGGGCATCATCAAGCGATGGAGCGA CCGGCAGCCGCCCAGCTCTGAGCCCTGCGCCAGCGGCAGCTCCCACTCAAAATCCTTCGACCAGCTCAAGTGCGGGCAGTACCTGTGCAGCGGGGACACCACCGACTCGGTGAGCGTCACCTCCgccggctccagcagctccgACGTGGAGGAGATCAACATCAGCTTCATTCCCGAGTCCCCTGACTGCCAGGAGAAGAAG GTCAGTGAGATCCctctggcctccctcccccagcgCTGGTACGCCCCGTCTGTGGCCGACGGAGAAGCTAAAACCACTGTGTCCTCCGCatcccctctcctccctgccctccagTTCTGGGAATCCacctctctctcctccctggaCACGTCGGGTATTGGCTCAGGCTCCAGCAGTGCCTCATcctcttctgtctcctccaCGCCGGTGACGGCCTCCCGCACCCACAAGCGCTCGGTCTCCGGCATCTCCAGCTACTCCTCCCTCTCGCTGCCCCTCTACAACCAGCAAGTCGACGACTGCTGCATCATCCGCGTCAGCCTGGCCGTGGACAACGGCAACATGTACAAGAGCATCCTG GTGACAAGCCAGGATAAGACCCCAGTTGTTATTCGCAAAGCCATGGCCAAACACAACTTGGATGGAGACCGGCCTGAAGACTATGAGCTTGTTCAGATCATCTCAGAGGAGAGAG AGCTGAAGATCCCTGACAACGCCAATGTCTTCTACGCCATGAACTCCGCTGCCAACTACGACTTCGTGCTGAAGAAGCGAGGCTTCTCCAAGGGGGTGAAGATCAAGCACGGCTCCAGCTCCACCCTGCCCAGGATGAAGCAGAAAGGCCTGAAGATCGCCAAGGGCATCTTCTAG
- the RALGDS gene encoding ral guanine nucleotide dissociation stimulator isoform X2 has protein sequence MGGRRRAPPSRHSASPGPERMFEGSRRARSLWGGVRLEVAGESSPVVLHSFTQLDPDLPPLESSTQEIGEELEDGVIYSISLRKVQLHHTANKGQRWLGFENESALNLYETCKVRTIKAGTLEKLVEYLVSAFKGNDSTYVTIFLCTYRAFATTKQVLDLLLNRYGKLHVQANGDHARHTVDERTELKNTISSILGAWLDQYSEDFRKPPDFACLKQLISYVHHNIPGSDLERRARILLAQFQQQEQSESEGEAVDHGGCTFQLVEENGVGDGKPDFLSFSPEMVAEQFTLMDAELFKKVVPYHCLGCIWSQRDKKGKEHLAPTIRATVSQFNSVANCVIVTCLGDRSLKPQQRAKVVERWIEVARECRILKNFSSLRAILSALQCNAIHRLKKTWDEVLRESIRTFHELSEIFSDDNNHSLSRELLIKEGTSKFATLEINPKRAQKRQQQQREMGVMQGTIPYLGTFLTDLVMLDTAMKDYLDGGLINFEKRRKEFEVIAQIKLLQSACNNYSFTREDQFVDWFHGLERLSEAESYGLSCEIEPLSESASNTLKAKKNTGIIKRWSDRQPPSSEPCASGSSHSKSFDQLKCGQYLCSGDTTDSVSVTSAGSSSSDVEEINISFIPESPDCQEKKRWYAPSVADGEAKTTVSSASPLLPALQFWESTSLSSLDTSGIGSGSSSASSSSVSSTPVTASRTHKRSVSGISSYSSLSLPLYNQQVDDCCIIRVSLAVDNGNMYKSILVTSQDKTPVVIRKAMAKHNLDGDRPEDYELVQIISEERELKIPDNANVFYAMNSAANYDFVLKKRGFSKGVKIKHGSSSTLPRMKQKGLKIAKGIF, from the exons AGCTCCACACAGGAGATCGGAGAAGAGCTGGAGGATGGTGTGATCTACAGCATATCGCTCCGGAAAGTGCAGCTCCATCACACGGCCAACAAAGGGCAGCGATGGCTGGGG TTTGAGAACGAGTCAGCCTTAAACCTCTACGAGACGTGTAAGGTGCGGACGATAAAAGCTGGGACCTTGGAGAAGCTGGTGGAGTACCTGGTCTCAGCCTTCAAGGGCAATGACTCCACCTACGTCACCATCTTCCTGTGCACTTACCGGGCCTTTGCCACCACCAAGCAAGTGCTGGACCTTCTGCTGAACAG GTACGGCAAACTCCACGTGCAGGCAAATGGGGACCACGCCAGGCACACCGTGGACGAGAGGACGGAGCTGAAGAA CACCATCTCCTCCATCCTGGGTGCCTGGCTGGACCAGTACTCAGAGGACTTCCGCAAGCCCCCGGACTTCGCCTGCCTCAAGCAGCTCATCTCCTACGTGCACCACAACATCCCCGGCTCAGACCTGGAGCGCAGAGCCCGCATCCTGCTGGCCCAATtccagcagcaagagcagagcgAGTCCGAGGGGGAAG CTGTGGACCACGGTGGCTGCACCTTCCAGCTGGTGGAGGAGAACGGGGTTGGGGATGGGAAGCCAGatttcctctccttctccccagAGATGGTGGCAGAACAGTTCACGCTGATGGATGCT GAGCTGTTTAAGAAAGTGGTGCCTTACCACTGCCTAGGCTGTATCTGGTCCCAGCGAGacaagaagggcaaagagcacCTGGCACCCACCATCCGTGCCACGGTCTCACAGTTCAATAGCGTGGCCAACTGTGTCATTGTCACGTGTCTTGGAGACCGGTCCCTGAAGCCACAGCAGCGGGCCAAGGTGGTGGAGCGGTGGATTGAAGTGGCTCGG GAGTGCCGCATCCTGAAGAACTTCTCCTCCCTCCGAGCCATCCTCTCGGCTCTGCAGTGCAACGCCATTCACCGGCTGAAGAAGACCTGGGACGAGGTCCTGCG GGAGAGCATCCGCACTTTCCACGAGCTCTCTGAGATCTTCTCTGATGACAACAACCACTCGCTGAGCCGGGAGCTGCTCATCAAG GAGGGCACATCCAAATTTGCCACCTTGGAGATCAACCCGAAGAGGGCTCAgaagcggcagcagcagcagcgagagATG GGTGTGATGCAGGGCACCATCCCCTACCTTGGCACCTTCCTCACAGACCTGGTGATGCTCGACACTGCCATGAAGGATTACCTGGAT GGTGGGCTGATCAACTttgagaagagaaggaag GAGTTTGAAGTCATTGCCCAGATCAAGCTGCTTCAGTCAGCCTGCAACAACTACAGTTTCACACGGGAGGACCAGTTTGTGGACTGGTTCCACGGCCTGGAGCGGCTCAGCGAGGCTGAGAG CTATGGGCTGTCGTGTGAGATCGAGCCGCTCTCAGAGTCAGCCAGCAACACGTTGAAAGCAAAGAAGAACACGGGCATCATCAAGCGATGGAGCGA CCGGCAGCCGCCCAGCTCTGAGCCCTGCGCCAGCGGCAGCTCCCACTCAAAATCCTTCGACCAGCTCAAGTGCGGGCAGTACCTGTGCAGCGGGGACACCACCGACTCGGTGAGCGTCACCTCCgccggctccagcagctccgACGTGGAGGAGATCAACATCAGCTTCATTCCCGAGTCCCCTGACTGCCAGGAGAAGAAG cgCTGGTACGCCCCGTCTGTGGCCGACGGAGAAGCTAAAACCACTGTGTCCTCCGCatcccctctcctccctgccctccagTTCTGGGAATCCacctctctctcctccctggaCACGTCGGGTATTGGCTCAGGCTCCAGCAGTGCCTCATcctcttctgtctcctccaCGCCGGTGACGGCCTCCCGCACCCACAAGCGCTCGGTCTCCGGCATCTCCAGCTACTCCTCCCTCTCGCTGCCCCTCTACAACCAGCAAGTCGACGACTGCTGCATCATCCGCGTCAGCCTGGCCGTGGACAACGGCAACATGTACAAGAGCATCCTG GTGACAAGCCAGGATAAGACCCCAGTTGTTATTCGCAAAGCCATGGCCAAACACAACTTGGATGGAGACCGGCCTGAAGACTATGAGCTTGTTCAGATCATCTCAGAGGAGAGAG AGCTGAAGATCCCTGACAACGCCAATGTCTTCTACGCCATGAACTCCGCTGCCAACTACGACTTCGTGCTGAAGAAGCGAGGCTTCTCCAAGGGGGTGAAGATCAAGCACGGCTCCAGCTCCACCCTGCCCAGGATGAAGCAGAAAGGCCTGAAGATCGCCAAGGGCATCTTCTAG
- the RALGDS gene encoding ral guanine nucleotide dissociation stimulator isoform X3 — MGGRRRAPPSRHSASPGPERMFEGSRRARSLWGGVRLEVAGESSPVVLHSFTQLDPDLPPLESSTQEIGEELEDGVIYSISLRKVQLHHTANKGQRWLGFENESALNLYETCKVRTIKAGTLEKLVEYLVSAFKGNDSTYVTIFLCTYRAFATTKQVLDLLLNRYGKLHVQANGDHARHTVDERTELKNTISSILGAWLDQYSEDFRKPPDFACLKQLISYVHHNIPGSDLERRARILLAQFQQQEQSESEGEAVDHGGCTFQLVEENGVGDGKPDFLSFSPEMVAEQFTLMDAELFKKVVPYHCLGCIWSQRDKKGKEHLAPTIRATVSQFNSVANCVIVTCLGDRSLKPQQRAKVVERWIEVARECRILKNFSSLRAILSALQCNAIHRLKKTWDEVLRESIRTFHELSEIFSDDNNHSLSRELLIKEGTSKFATLEINPKRAQKRQQQQREMGVMQGTIPYLGTFLTDLVMLDTAMKDYLDGGLINFEKRRKEFEVIAQIKLLQSACNNYSFTREDQFVDWFHGLERLSEAESYGLSCEIEPLSESASNTLKAKKNTGIIKRWSDRQPPSSEPCASGSSHSKSFDQLKCGQYLCSGDTTDSVSVTSAGSSSSDVEEINISFIPESPDCQEKKFWESTSLSSLDTSGIGSGSSSASSSSVSSTPVTASRTHKRSVSGISSYSSLSLPLYNQQVDDCCIIRVSLAVDNGNMYKSILVTSQDKTPVVIRKAMAKHNLDGDRPEDYELVQIISEERELKIPDNANVFYAMNSAANYDFVLKKRGFSKGVKIKHGSSSTLPRMKQKGLKIAKGIF, encoded by the exons AGCTCCACACAGGAGATCGGAGAAGAGCTGGAGGATGGTGTGATCTACAGCATATCGCTCCGGAAAGTGCAGCTCCATCACACGGCCAACAAAGGGCAGCGATGGCTGGGG TTTGAGAACGAGTCAGCCTTAAACCTCTACGAGACGTGTAAGGTGCGGACGATAAAAGCTGGGACCTTGGAGAAGCTGGTGGAGTACCTGGTCTCAGCCTTCAAGGGCAATGACTCCACCTACGTCACCATCTTCCTGTGCACTTACCGGGCCTTTGCCACCACCAAGCAAGTGCTGGACCTTCTGCTGAACAG GTACGGCAAACTCCACGTGCAGGCAAATGGGGACCACGCCAGGCACACCGTGGACGAGAGGACGGAGCTGAAGAA CACCATCTCCTCCATCCTGGGTGCCTGGCTGGACCAGTACTCAGAGGACTTCCGCAAGCCCCCGGACTTCGCCTGCCTCAAGCAGCTCATCTCCTACGTGCACCACAACATCCCCGGCTCAGACCTGGAGCGCAGAGCCCGCATCCTGCTGGCCCAATtccagcagcaagagcagagcgAGTCCGAGGGGGAAG CTGTGGACCACGGTGGCTGCACCTTCCAGCTGGTGGAGGAGAACGGGGTTGGGGATGGGAAGCCAGatttcctctccttctccccagAGATGGTGGCAGAACAGTTCACGCTGATGGATGCT GAGCTGTTTAAGAAAGTGGTGCCTTACCACTGCCTAGGCTGTATCTGGTCCCAGCGAGacaagaagggcaaagagcacCTGGCACCCACCATCCGTGCCACGGTCTCACAGTTCAATAGCGTGGCCAACTGTGTCATTGTCACGTGTCTTGGAGACCGGTCCCTGAAGCCACAGCAGCGGGCCAAGGTGGTGGAGCGGTGGATTGAAGTGGCTCGG GAGTGCCGCATCCTGAAGAACTTCTCCTCCCTCCGAGCCATCCTCTCGGCTCTGCAGTGCAACGCCATTCACCGGCTGAAGAAGACCTGGGACGAGGTCCTGCG GGAGAGCATCCGCACTTTCCACGAGCTCTCTGAGATCTTCTCTGATGACAACAACCACTCGCTGAGCCGGGAGCTGCTCATCAAG GAGGGCACATCCAAATTTGCCACCTTGGAGATCAACCCGAAGAGGGCTCAgaagcggcagcagcagcagcgagagATG GGTGTGATGCAGGGCACCATCCCCTACCTTGGCACCTTCCTCACAGACCTGGTGATGCTCGACACTGCCATGAAGGATTACCTGGAT GGTGGGCTGATCAACTttgagaagagaaggaag GAGTTTGAAGTCATTGCCCAGATCAAGCTGCTTCAGTCAGCCTGCAACAACTACAGTTTCACACGGGAGGACCAGTTTGTGGACTGGTTCCACGGCCTGGAGCGGCTCAGCGAGGCTGAGAG CTATGGGCTGTCGTGTGAGATCGAGCCGCTCTCAGAGTCAGCCAGCAACACGTTGAAAGCAAAGAAGAACACGGGCATCATCAAGCGATGGAGCGA CCGGCAGCCGCCCAGCTCTGAGCCCTGCGCCAGCGGCAGCTCCCACTCAAAATCCTTCGACCAGCTCAAGTGCGGGCAGTACCTGTGCAGCGGGGACACCACCGACTCGGTGAGCGTCACCTCCgccggctccagcagctccgACGTGGAGGAGATCAACATCAGCTTCATTCCCGAGTCCCCTGACTGCCAGGAGAAGAAG TTCTGGGAATCCacctctctctcctccctggaCACGTCGGGTATTGGCTCAGGCTCCAGCAGTGCCTCATcctcttctgtctcctccaCGCCGGTGACGGCCTCCCGCACCCACAAGCGCTCGGTCTCCGGCATCTCCAGCTACTCCTCCCTCTCGCTGCCCCTCTACAACCAGCAAGTCGACGACTGCTGCATCATCCGCGTCAGCCTGGCCGTGGACAACGGCAACATGTACAAGAGCATCCTG GTGACAAGCCAGGATAAGACCCCAGTTGTTATTCGCAAAGCCATGGCCAAACACAACTTGGATGGAGACCGGCCTGAAGACTATGAGCTTGTTCAGATCATCTCAGAGGAGAGAG AGCTGAAGATCCCTGACAACGCCAATGTCTTCTACGCCATGAACTCCGCTGCCAACTACGACTTCGTGCTGAAGAAGCGAGGCTTCTCCAAGGGGGTGAAGATCAAGCACGGCTCCAGCTCCACCCTGCCCAGGATGAAGCAGAAAGGCCTGAAGATCGCCAAGGGCATCTTCTAG
- the RALGDS gene encoding ral guanine nucleotide dissociation stimulator isoform X10, translating into MSSTQEIGEELEDGVIYSISLRKVQLHHTANKGQRWLGFENESALNLYETCKVRTIKAGTLEKLVEYLVSAFKGNDSTYVTIFLCTYRAFATTKQVLDLLLNRYGKLHVQANGDHARHTVDERTELKNTISSILGAWLDQYSEDFRKPPDFACLKQLISYVHHNIPGSDLERRARILLAQFQQQEQSESEGEAVDHGGCTFQLVEENGVGDGKPDFLSFSPEMVAEQFTLMDAELFKKVVPYHCLGCIWSQRDKKGKEHLAPTIRATVSQFNSVANCVIVTCLGDRSLKPQQRAKVVERWIEVARECRILKNFSSLRAILSALQCNAIHRLKKTWDEVLRESIRTFHELSEIFSDDNNHSLSRELLIKEGTSKFATLEINPKRAQKRQQQQREMGVMQGTIPYLGTFLTDLVMLDTAMKDYLDGGLINFEKRRKEFEVIAQIKLLQSACNNYSFTREDQFVDWFHGLERLSEAESYGLSCEIEPLSESASNTLKAKKNTGIIKRWSDRQPPSSEPCASGSSHSKSFDQLKCGQYLCSGDTTDSVSVTSAGSSSSDVEEINISFIPESPDCQEKKVSEIPLASLPQRWYAPSVADGEAKTTVSSASPLLPALQFWESTSLSSLDTSGIGSGSSSASSSSVSSTPVTASRTHKRSVSGISSYSSLSLPLYNQQVDDCCIIRVSLAVDNGNMYKSILVTSQDKTPVVIRKAMAKHNLDGDRPEDYELVQIISEERELKIPDNANVFYAMNSAANYDFVLKKRGFSKGVKIKHGSSSTLPRMKQKGLKIAKGIF; encoded by the exons AGCTCCACACAGGAGATCGGAGAAGAGCTGGAGGATGGTGTGATCTACAGCATATCGCTCCGGAAAGTGCAGCTCCATCACACGGCCAACAAAGGGCAGCGATGGCTGGGG TTTGAGAACGAGTCAGCCTTAAACCTCTACGAGACGTGTAAGGTGCGGACGATAAAAGCTGGGACCTTGGAGAAGCTGGTGGAGTACCTGGTCTCAGCCTTCAAGGGCAATGACTCCACCTACGTCACCATCTTCCTGTGCACTTACCGGGCCTTTGCCACCACCAAGCAAGTGCTGGACCTTCTGCTGAACAG GTACGGCAAACTCCACGTGCAGGCAAATGGGGACCACGCCAGGCACACCGTGGACGAGAGGACGGAGCTGAAGAA CACCATCTCCTCCATCCTGGGTGCCTGGCTGGACCAGTACTCAGAGGACTTCCGCAAGCCCCCGGACTTCGCCTGCCTCAAGCAGCTCATCTCCTACGTGCACCACAACATCCCCGGCTCAGACCTGGAGCGCAGAGCCCGCATCCTGCTGGCCCAATtccagcagcaagagcagagcgAGTCCGAGGGGGAAG CTGTGGACCACGGTGGCTGCACCTTCCAGCTGGTGGAGGAGAACGGGGTTGGGGATGGGAAGCCAGatttcctctccttctccccagAGATGGTGGCAGAACAGTTCACGCTGATGGATGCT GAGCTGTTTAAGAAAGTGGTGCCTTACCACTGCCTAGGCTGTATCTGGTCCCAGCGAGacaagaagggcaaagagcacCTGGCACCCACCATCCGTGCCACGGTCTCACAGTTCAATAGCGTGGCCAACTGTGTCATTGTCACGTGTCTTGGAGACCGGTCCCTGAAGCCACAGCAGCGGGCCAAGGTGGTGGAGCGGTGGATTGAAGTGGCTCGG GAGTGCCGCATCCTGAAGAACTTCTCCTCCCTCCGAGCCATCCTCTCGGCTCTGCAGTGCAACGCCATTCACCGGCTGAAGAAGACCTGGGACGAGGTCCTGCG GGAGAGCATCCGCACTTTCCACGAGCTCTCTGAGATCTTCTCTGATGACAACAACCACTCGCTGAGCCGGGAGCTGCTCATCAAG GAGGGCACATCCAAATTTGCCACCTTGGAGATCAACCCGAAGAGGGCTCAgaagcggcagcagcagcagcgagagATG GGTGTGATGCAGGGCACCATCCCCTACCTTGGCACCTTCCTCACAGACCTGGTGATGCTCGACACTGCCATGAAGGATTACCTGGAT GGTGGGCTGATCAACTttgagaagagaaggaag GAGTTTGAAGTCATTGCCCAGATCAAGCTGCTTCAGTCAGCCTGCAACAACTACAGTTTCACACGGGAGGACCAGTTTGTGGACTGGTTCCACGGCCTGGAGCGGCTCAGCGAGGCTGAGAG CTATGGGCTGTCGTGTGAGATCGAGCCGCTCTCAGAGTCAGCCAGCAACACGTTGAAAGCAAAGAAGAACACGGGCATCATCAAGCGATGGAGCGA CCGGCAGCCGCCCAGCTCTGAGCCCTGCGCCAGCGGCAGCTCCCACTCAAAATCCTTCGACCAGCTCAAGTGCGGGCAGTACCTGTGCAGCGGGGACACCACCGACTCGGTGAGCGTCACCTCCgccggctccagcagctccgACGTGGAGGAGATCAACATCAGCTTCATTCCCGAGTCCCCTGACTGCCAGGAGAAGAAG GTCAGTGAGATCCctctggcctccctcccccagcgCTGGTACGCCCCGTCTGTGGCCGACGGAGAAGCTAAAACCACTGTGTCCTCCGCatcccctctcctccctgccctccagTTCTGGGAATCCacctctctctcctccctggaCACGTCGGGTATTGGCTCAGGCTCCAGCAGTGCCTCATcctcttctgtctcctccaCGCCGGTGACGGCCTCCCGCACCCACAAGCGCTCGGTCTCCGGCATCTCCAGCTACTCCTCCCTCTCGCTGCCCCTCTACAACCAGCAAGTCGACGACTGCTGCATCATCCGCGTCAGCCTGGCCGTGGACAACGGCAACATGTACAAGAGCATCCTG GTGACAAGCCAGGATAAGACCCCAGTTGTTATTCGCAAAGCCATGGCCAAACACAACTTGGATGGAGACCGGCCTGAAGACTATGAGCTTGTTCAGATCATCTCAGAGGAGAGAG AGCTGAAGATCCCTGACAACGCCAATGTCTTCTACGCCATGAACTCCGCTGCCAACTACGACTTCGTGCTGAAGAAGCGAGGCTTCTCCAAGGGGGTGAAGATCAAGCACGGCTCCAGCTCCACCCTGCCCAGGATGAAGCAGAAAGGCCTGAAGATCGCCAAGGGCATCTTCTAG